A single genomic interval of Homo sapiens chromosome 15, GRCh38.p14 Primary Assembly harbors:
- the GOLGA8O gene encoding golgin subfamily A member 8O isoform X3 encodes MERSLRYFEEESKDLAVRLQHSLQCKGELESALSAVIATEKKKANQLSSCSKAHTEWELEQSLQDQALLKAQLTQLKESFQQLQLERDECAEHIEGERARWHQRMSKMSQEICTLKKEKQQDMRRVEELERSLSKLKNQMAEPLPPEPPAVPSEVELQHLRKELERVAGELQSQVKNNQHISLLNRRQEERIREQEERLRKQEERLQEQHEKLRQLAKPQSVFEELNNENKSTLQLEQQVKELQEKLGEEHLEAASQQNQQLTAQLSLMALPGEGHGGEHLDSEGEEAPRPMPSVPEDPESREAMSSFMDHLKEKADLSELVKKQELRFIQYWQERCHQKIHHLLSEPGGRAKDAALGGGHHQAGAQGGDEGEAAGAAADGIAAYSNYNNGHRKFLAAAHNSADEPGPGAPAPQELGAADKHGDLREVTLTSSAQGEAREDPLLDKPTAQPIVQDHQEHPGLGSNCCVPLFCWAWLPRRRR; translated from the exons ATGGAACGTTCTCTCAGATACTTTGAAG AAGAGTCCAAGGACCTGGCTGTCCGCCTGCAACATTCATTGCAGTGTAAAGGAGAGTTAGAGAGCGCTCTGTCTGCTGTCATCGCCACAGAGAAGAAGAAGGCAAACCAG TTGTCCAGCTGCAGCAAAGCACATACAGAGTGGGAGTTAGAGCAGTCCCTACAGGACCAGGCACTGCTGAAAGCGCAGCTGACACAG TTGAAGGAGTCATTTCAACAACTCCAATTAGAAAGAGATGAGTGTGCTGAACATATAGAAGGAGAGAGGGCCCGGTGGCATCAGAGGATGAGTAAAATGTCGCAGGAG ATTTGCACattaaagaaagagaagcagcAAGATATGCGTCGGGTAGAGGAGCTGGAGAGGAGCTTGTCCAAACTCAAAAACCAGATGG CTGAACCCTTGCCCCCGGAGCCCCCAGCAGTGCCCTCTGAGGTGGAGCTGCAGCACCTGAGGAAGGAACTAGAGAGAGTGGCAGGAGAGCTCCAGTCCCAGGTCAAAAACAATCAGCACATAAGTCTCCTGAACCGGCGACAAGAAGAGAGGATTCGGGAACAGGAAGAGAGGCTTCGGAAGCAGGAGGAGAGGCTTCAGGAGCAGCACGAGAAGCTTCGGCAGCTGGCCAAGCCACAGAGCGTCTTCGAGGAGCTG aacaatgagaacaagagCACACTGCAGTTGGAGCAGCAAGTAAAGGAGCTACAGGAGAAGCTTGGCGAG GAGCACCTGGAAGCGGCCAGCCAGCAGAACCAGCAGCTAACGGCCCAGCTGAGCCTCATGGCTCTCCCTGGGGAAG GACACGGAGGAGAACATCTGGACAGTGAGGGGGAGGAGGCACCTCGGCCCATGCCGAGTGTCCCAGAGGACCCGGAGAGCAGGGAGGCCATG AGCAGCTTTATGGACCACCTGAAGGAGAAGGCAGACCTGAGTGAGCTGGTGAAAAAACAAGAACTTCGCTTCATTCAATACTGGCAAGAGAGATGCCATCA GAAAATCCATCACCTTTTATCAGAACCAGGGGGCCGTGCCAAAGATGCAGCACTGGGAGGAGGACACCATCAGGCTGGAGCTCAGGGAGGAGATGAAG GTGAAgctgctggagctgcagcagatGGTATTGCGGCTTACAGCAACTACAACAATGGGCACAGAAAATTCCTGGCCGCTGCCCACAACTCTGCTGATGAGCCCGGTCCAGGAGCCCCAGCCCCCCAGGAGCTTGGGGCTGCAGACAAGCATGGTG ATCTTCGTGAGGTGACCCTCACCTCCTCTGCccaaggagaggccagggaggatCCTCTCCTTGACAAGCCTACTGCACAGCCGATCGTGCAGGACCACCAGGAGCACCCAGGCTTGGGCAGCAACTGCTGTGTGCCATTATTTTGTTGGGCTTGGCTGCCAAGAAGAAGGAGAtaa
- the GOLGA8O gene encoding golgin subfamily A member 8O isoform X2, which yields MAEETQHNKLAAAKKKLKEYWQKNRPRVPAGVNRNRKTNGSIPETATSGGCQPPGDSATGFHREGPTSSATLKDLESPCQERAVVLDSTSVKISRLKNTIKSLKQQKKQVEHQLEEEKKANNERQKAERELEVQIQTLIIQKEELNTDLYHMERSLRYFEEESKDLAVRLQHSLQCKGELESALSAVIATEKKKANQLSSCSKAHTEWELEQSLQDQALLKAQLTQLKESFQQLQLERDECAEHIEGERARWHQRMSKMSQEICTLKKEKQQDMRRVEELERSLSKLKNQMAEPLPPEPPAVPSEVELQHLRKELERVAGELQSQVKNNQHISLLNRRQEERIREQEERLRKQEERLQEQHEKLRQLAKPQSVFEELEHLEAASQQNQQLTAQLSLMALPGEGHGGEHLDSEGEEAPRPMPSVPEDPESREAMSSFMDHLKEKADLSELVKKQELRFIQYWQERCHQKIHHLLSEPGGRAKDAALGGGHHQAGAQGGDEGEAAGAAADGIAAYSNYNNGHRKFLAAAHNSADEPGPGAPAPQELGAADKHGDLREVTLTSSAQGEAREDPLLDKPTAQPIVQDHQEHPGLGSNCCVPLFCWAWLPRRRR from the exons aTGGCAGAAGAAACTCAACACAACAAATTGGCTGCAgccaagaaaaag TTAAAAGAATATTGGCAGAAAAACAGACCTAGAGTTCCAGCAGGAGTGAACAGGAACAGGAAAACAAATGGCAGTATCCCTGAGACAGCCACTTCCGGTGGTTGCCAGCCACCTGGGGAT TCAGCAACAGGTTTCCACAGGGAAGGCCCTACATCATCTGCTACCCTGAAAGATCTGGAG AGCCCGTGCCAAGAACGAGCAGTAGTCCTGGATTCAACGTCCGTAAAAATCAGTCGACTGAAGAACACCATCAAATCTTTG AAACAACAGAAGAAACAAGTGGAACATCAGCTGGAAGAA gaaaagaaagcaaacaacgaGAGACAGAAAGCCGAAAGGGAGCTAGAG GTTCAAATCCAGACATTGATCATACAGAAAGAGGAACTAAATACGGACCTGTACCACATGGAACGTTCTCTCAGATACTTTGAAG AAGAGTCCAAGGACCTGGCTGTCCGCCTGCAACATTCATTGCAGTGTAAAGGAGAGTTAGAGAGCGCTCTGTCTGCTGTCATCGCCACAGAGAAGAAGAAGGCAAACCAG TTGTCCAGCTGCAGCAAAGCACATACAGAGTGGGAGTTAGAGCAGTCCCTACAGGACCAGGCACTGCTGAAAGCGCAGCTGACACAG TTGAAGGAGTCATTTCAACAACTCCAATTAGAAAGAGATGAGTGTGCTGAACATATAGAAGGAGAGAGGGCCCGGTGGCATCAGAGGATGAGTAAAATGTCGCAGGAG ATTTGCACattaaagaaagagaagcagcAAGATATGCGTCGGGTAGAGGAGCTGGAGAGGAGCTTGTCCAAACTCAAAAACCAGATGG CTGAACCCTTGCCCCCGGAGCCCCCAGCAGTGCCCTCTGAGGTGGAGCTGCAGCACCTGAGGAAGGAACTAGAGAGAGTGGCAGGAGAGCTCCAGTCCCAGGTCAAAAACAATCAGCACATAAGTCTCCTGAACCGGCGACAAGAAGAGAGGATTCGGGAACAGGAAGAGAGGCTTCGGAAGCAGGAGGAGAGGCTTCAGGAGCAGCACGAGAAGCTTCGGCAGCTGGCCAAGCCACAGAGCGTCTTCGAGGAGCTG GAGCACCTGGAAGCGGCCAGCCAGCAGAACCAGCAGCTAACGGCCCAGCTGAGCCTCATGGCTCTCCCTGGGGAAG GACACGGAGGAGAACATCTGGACAGTGAGGGGGAGGAGGCACCTCGGCCCATGCCGAGTGTCCCAGAGGACCCGGAGAGCAGGGAGGCCATG AGCAGCTTTATGGACCACCTGAAGGAGAAGGCAGACCTGAGTGAGCTGGTGAAAAAACAAGAACTTCGCTTCATTCAATACTGGCAAGAGAGATGCCATCA GAAAATCCATCACCTTTTATCAGAACCAGGGGGCCGTGCCAAAGATGCAGCACTGGGAGGAGGACACCATCAGGCTGGAGCTCAGGGAGGAGATGAAG GTGAAgctgctggagctgcagcagatGGTATTGCGGCTTACAGCAACTACAACAATGGGCACAGAAAATTCCTGGCCGCTGCCCACAACTCTGCTGATGAGCCCGGTCCAGGAGCCCCAGCCCCCCAGGAGCTTGGGGCTGCAGACAAGCATGGTG ATCTTCGTGAGGTGACCCTCACCTCCTCTGCccaaggagaggccagggaggatCCTCTCCTTGACAAGCCTACTGCACAGCCGATCGTGCAGGACCACCAGGAGCACCCAGGCTTGGGCAGCAACTGCTGTGTGCCATTATTTTGTTGGGCTTGGCTGCCAAGAAGAAGGAGAtaa
- the GOLGA8O gene encoding golgin subfamily A member 8O: protein MAEETQHNKLAAAKKKLKEYWQKNRPRVPAGVNRNRKTNGSIPETATSGGCQPPGDSATGFHREGPTSSATLKDLESPCQERAVVLDSTSVKISRLKNTIKSLKQQKKQVEHQLEEEKKANNERQKAERELEVQIQTLIIQKEELNTDLYHMERSLRYFEEESKDLAVRLQHSLQCKGELESALSAVIATEKKKANQLSSCSKAHTEWELEQSLQDQALLKAQLTQLKESFQQLQLERDECAEHIEGERARWHQRMSKMSQEICTLKKEKQQDMRRVEELERSLSKLKNQMAEPLPPEPPAVPSEVELQHLRKELERVAGELQSQVKNNQHISLLNRRQEERIREQEERLRKQEERLQEQHEKLRQLAKPQSVFEELNNENKSTLQLEQQVKELQEKLGEEHLEAASQQNQQLTAQLSLMALPGEGHGGEHLDSEGEEAPRPMPSVPEDPESREAMSSFMDHLKEKADLSELVKKQELRFIQYWQERCHQKIHHLLSEPGGRAKDAALGGGHHQAGAQGGDEGEAAGAAADGIAAYSNYNNGHRKFLAAAHNSADEPGPGAPAPQELGAADKHGDLREVTLTSSAQGEAREDPLLDKPTAQPIVQDHQEHPGLGSNCCVPLFCWAWLPRRRR, encoded by the exons aTGGCAGAAGAAACTCAACACAACAAATTGGCTGCAgccaagaaaaag TTAAAAGAATATTGGCAGAAAAACAGACCTAGAGTTCCAGCAGGAGTGAACAGGAACAGGAAAACAAATGGCAGTATCCCTGAGACAGCCACTTCCGGTGGTTGCCAGCCACCTGGGGAT TCAGCAACAGGTTTCCACAGGGAAGGCCCTACATCATCTGCTACCCTGAAAGATCTGGAG AGCCCGTGCCAAGAACGAGCAGTAGTCCTGGATTCAACGTCCGTAAAAATCAGTCGACTGAAGAACACCATCAAATCTTTG AAACAACAGAAGAAACAAGTGGAACATCAGCTGGAAGAA gaaaagaaagcaaacaacgaGAGACAGAAAGCCGAAAGGGAGCTAGAG GTTCAAATCCAGACATTGATCATACAGAAAGAGGAACTAAATACGGACCTGTACCACATGGAACGTTCTCTCAGATACTTTGAAG AAGAGTCCAAGGACCTGGCTGTCCGCCTGCAACATTCATTGCAGTGTAAAGGAGAGTTAGAGAGCGCTCTGTCTGCTGTCATCGCCACAGAGAAGAAGAAGGCAAACCAG TTGTCCAGCTGCAGCAAAGCACATACAGAGTGGGAGTTAGAGCAGTCCCTACAGGACCAGGCACTGCTGAAAGCGCAGCTGACACAG TTGAAGGAGTCATTTCAACAACTCCAATTAGAAAGAGATGAGTGTGCTGAACATATAGAAGGAGAGAGGGCCCGGTGGCATCAGAGGATGAGTAAAATGTCGCAGGAG ATTTGCACattaaagaaagagaagcagcAAGATATGCGTCGGGTAGAGGAGCTGGAGAGGAGCTTGTCCAAACTCAAAAACCAGATGG CTGAACCCTTGCCCCCGGAGCCCCCAGCAGTGCCCTCTGAGGTGGAGCTGCAGCACCTGAGGAAGGAACTAGAGAGAGTGGCAGGAGAGCTCCAGTCCCAGGTCAAAAACAATCAGCACATAAGTCTCCTGAACCGGCGACAAGAAGAGAGGATTCGGGAACAGGAAGAGAGGCTTCGGAAGCAGGAGGAGAGGCTTCAGGAGCAGCACGAGAAGCTTCGGCAGCTGGCCAAGCCACAGAGCGTCTTCGAGGAGCTG aacaatgagaacaagagCACACTGCAGTTGGAGCAGCAAGTAAAGGAGCTACAGGAGAAGCTTGGCGAG GAGCACCTGGAAGCGGCCAGCCAGCAGAACCAGCAGCTAACGGCCCAGCTGAGCCTCATGGCTCTCCCTGGGGAAG GACACGGAGGAGAACATCTGGACAGTGAGGGGGAGGAGGCACCTCGGCCCATGCCGAGTGTCCCAGAGGACCCGGAGAGCAGGGAGGCCATG AGCAGCTTTATGGACCACCTGAAGGAGAAGGCAGACCTGAGTGAGCTGGTGAAAAAACAAGAACTTCGCTTCATTCAATACTGGCAAGAGAGATGCCATCA GAAAATCCATCACCTTTTATCAGAACCAGGGGGCCGTGCCAAAGATGCAGCACTGGGAGGAGGACACCATCAGGCTGGAGCTCAGGGAGGAGATGAAG GTGAAgctgctggagctgcagcagatGGTATTGCGGCTTACAGCAACTACAACAATGGGCACAGAAAATTCCTGGCCGCTGCCCACAACTCTGCTGATGAGCCCGGTCCAGGAGCCCCAGCCCCCCAGGAGCTTGGGGCTGCAGACAAGCATGGTG ATCTTCGTGAGGTGACCCTCACCTCCTCTGCccaaggagaggccagggaggatCCTCTCCTTGACAAGCCTACTGCACAGCCGATCGTGCAGGACCACCAGGAGCACCCAGGCTTGGGCAGCAACTGCTGTGTGCCATTATTTTGTTGGGCTTGGCTGCCAAGAAGAAGGAGAtaa
- the GOLGA8O gene encoding golgin subfamily A member 8O isoform X1, with protein sequence MLTLKEYWQKNRPRVPAGVNRNRKTNGSIPETATSGGCQPPGDSATGFHREGPTSSATLKDLESPCQERAVVLDSTSVKISRLKNTIKSLKQQKKQVEHQLEEEKKANNERQKAERELEVQIQTLIIQKEELNTDLYHMERSLRYFEEESKDLAVRLQHSLQCKGELESALSAVIATEKKKANQLSSCSKAHTEWELEQSLQDQALLKAQLTQLKESFQQLQLERDECAEHIEGERARWHQRMSKMSQEICTLKKEKQQDMRRVEELERSLSKLKNQMAEPLPPEPPAVPSEVELQHLRKELERVAGELQSQVKNNQHISLLNRRQEERIREQEERLRKQEERLQEQHEKLRQLAKPQSVFEELNNENKSTLQLEQQVKELQEKLGEEHLEAASQQNQQLTAQLSLMALPGEGHGGEHLDSEGEEAPRPMPSVPEDPESREAMSSFMDHLKEKADLSELVKKQELRFIQYWQERCHQKIHHLLSEPGGRAKDAALGGGHHQAGAQGGDEGEAAGAAADGIAAYSNYNNGHRKFLAAAHNSADEPGPGAPAPQELGAADKHGDLREVTLTSSAQGEAREDPLLDKPTAQPIVQDHQEHPGLGSNCCVPLFCWAWLPRRRR encoded by the exons ATGTTGACG TTAAAAGAATATTGGCAGAAAAACAGACCTAGAGTTCCAGCAGGAGTGAACAGGAACAGGAAAACAAATGGCAGTATCCCTGAGACAGCCACTTCCGGTGGTTGCCAGCCACCTGGGGAT TCAGCAACAGGTTTCCACAGGGAAGGCCCTACATCATCTGCTACCCTGAAAGATCTGGAG AGCCCGTGCCAAGAACGAGCAGTAGTCCTGGATTCAACGTCCGTAAAAATCAGTCGACTGAAGAACACCATCAAATCTTTG AAACAACAGAAGAAACAAGTGGAACATCAGCTGGAAGAA gaaaagaaagcaaacaacgaGAGACAGAAAGCCGAAAGGGAGCTAGAG GTTCAAATCCAGACATTGATCATACAGAAAGAGGAACTAAATACGGACCTGTACCACATGGAACGTTCTCTCAGATACTTTGAAG AAGAGTCCAAGGACCTGGCTGTCCGCCTGCAACATTCATTGCAGTGTAAAGGAGAGTTAGAGAGCGCTCTGTCTGCTGTCATCGCCACAGAGAAGAAGAAGGCAAACCAG TTGTCCAGCTGCAGCAAAGCACATACAGAGTGGGAGTTAGAGCAGTCCCTACAGGACCAGGCACTGCTGAAAGCGCAGCTGACACAG TTGAAGGAGTCATTTCAACAACTCCAATTAGAAAGAGATGAGTGTGCTGAACATATAGAAGGAGAGAGGGCCCGGTGGCATCAGAGGATGAGTAAAATGTCGCAGGAG ATTTGCACattaaagaaagagaagcagcAAGATATGCGTCGGGTAGAGGAGCTGGAGAGGAGCTTGTCCAAACTCAAAAACCAGATGG CTGAACCCTTGCCCCCGGAGCCCCCAGCAGTGCCCTCTGAGGTGGAGCTGCAGCACCTGAGGAAGGAACTAGAGAGAGTGGCAGGAGAGCTCCAGTCCCAGGTCAAAAACAATCAGCACATAAGTCTCCTGAACCGGCGACAAGAAGAGAGGATTCGGGAACAGGAAGAGAGGCTTCGGAAGCAGGAGGAGAGGCTTCAGGAGCAGCACGAGAAGCTTCGGCAGCTGGCCAAGCCACAGAGCGTCTTCGAGGAGCTG aacaatgagaacaagagCACACTGCAGTTGGAGCAGCAAGTAAAGGAGCTACAGGAGAAGCTTGGCGAG GAGCACCTGGAAGCGGCCAGCCAGCAGAACCAGCAGCTAACGGCCCAGCTGAGCCTCATGGCTCTCCCTGGGGAAG GACACGGAGGAGAACATCTGGACAGTGAGGGGGAGGAGGCACCTCGGCCCATGCCGAGTGTCCCAGAGGACCCGGAGAGCAGGGAGGCCATG AGCAGCTTTATGGACCACCTGAAGGAGAAGGCAGACCTGAGTGAGCTGGTGAAAAAACAAGAACTTCGCTTCATTCAATACTGGCAAGAGAGATGCCATCA GAAAATCCATCACCTTTTATCAGAACCAGGGGGCCGTGCCAAAGATGCAGCACTGGGAGGAGGACACCATCAGGCTGGAGCTCAGGGAGGAGATGAAG GTGAAgctgctggagctgcagcagatGGTATTGCGGCTTACAGCAACTACAACAATGGGCACAGAAAATTCCTGGCCGCTGCCCACAACTCTGCTGATGAGCCCGGTCCAGGAGCCCCAGCCCCCCAGGAGCTTGGGGCTGCAGACAAGCATGGTG ATCTTCGTGAGGTGACCCTCACCTCCTCTGCccaaggagaggccagggaggatCCTCTCCTTGACAAGCCTACTGCACAGCCGATCGTGCAGGACCACCAGGAGCACCCAGGCTTGGGCAGCAACTGCTGTGTGCCATTATTTTGTTGGGCTTGGCTGCCAAGAAGAAGGAGAtaa
- the GOLGA8O gene encoding golgin subfamily A member 8O isoform X4, with amino-acid sequence MAEETQHNKLAAAKKKLKEYWQKNRPRVPAGVNRNRKTNGSIPETATSGGCQPPGDSATGFHREGPTSSATLKDLESPCQERAVVLDSTSVKISRLKNTIKSLKQQKKQVEHQLEEEKKANNERQKAERELEVQIQTLIIQKEELNTDLYHMERSLRYFEEESKDLAVRLQHSLQCKGELESALSAVIATEKKKANQLSSCSKAHTEWELEQSLQDQALLKAQLTQLKESFQQLQLERDECAEHIEGERARWHQRMSKMSQEICTLKKEKQQDMRRVEELERSLSKLKNQMAEPLPPEPPAVPSEVELQHLRKELERVAGELQSQVKNNQHISLLNRRQEERIREQEERLRKQEERLQEQHEKLRQLAKPQSVFEELNNENKSTLQLEQQVKELQEKLGEVELKSQEAQSLQQQPDHYLGHLQQYVATYQQQVAAYQQLTCEKEALYRQ; translated from the exons aTGGCAGAAGAAACTCAACACAACAAATTGGCTGCAgccaagaaaaag TTAAAAGAATATTGGCAGAAAAACAGACCTAGAGTTCCAGCAGGAGTGAACAGGAACAGGAAAACAAATGGCAGTATCCCTGAGACAGCCACTTCCGGTGGTTGCCAGCCACCTGGGGAT TCAGCAACAGGTTTCCACAGGGAAGGCCCTACATCATCTGCTACCCTGAAAGATCTGGAG AGCCCGTGCCAAGAACGAGCAGTAGTCCTGGATTCAACGTCCGTAAAAATCAGTCGACTGAAGAACACCATCAAATCTTTG AAACAACAGAAGAAACAAGTGGAACATCAGCTGGAAGAA gaaaagaaagcaaacaacgaGAGACAGAAAGCCGAAAGGGAGCTAGAG GTTCAAATCCAGACATTGATCATACAGAAAGAGGAACTAAATACGGACCTGTACCACATGGAACGTTCTCTCAGATACTTTGAAG AAGAGTCCAAGGACCTGGCTGTCCGCCTGCAACATTCATTGCAGTGTAAAGGAGAGTTAGAGAGCGCTCTGTCTGCTGTCATCGCCACAGAGAAGAAGAAGGCAAACCAG TTGTCCAGCTGCAGCAAAGCACATACAGAGTGGGAGTTAGAGCAGTCCCTACAGGACCAGGCACTGCTGAAAGCGCAGCTGACACAG TTGAAGGAGTCATTTCAACAACTCCAATTAGAAAGAGATGAGTGTGCTGAACATATAGAAGGAGAGAGGGCCCGGTGGCATCAGAGGATGAGTAAAATGTCGCAGGAG ATTTGCACattaaagaaagagaagcagcAAGATATGCGTCGGGTAGAGGAGCTGGAGAGGAGCTTGTCCAAACTCAAAAACCAGATGG CTGAACCCTTGCCCCCGGAGCCCCCAGCAGTGCCCTCTGAGGTGGAGCTGCAGCACCTGAGGAAGGAACTAGAGAGAGTGGCAGGAGAGCTCCAGTCCCAGGTCAAAAACAATCAGCACATAAGTCTCCTGAACCGGCGACAAGAAGAGAGGATTCGGGAACAGGAAGAGAGGCTTCGGAAGCAGGAGGAGAGGCTTCAGGAGCAGCACGAGAAGCTTCGGCAGCTGGCCAAGCCACAGAGCGTCTTCGAGGAGCTG aacaatgagaacaagagCACACTGCAGTTGGAGCAGCAAGTAAAGGAGCTACAGGAGAAGCTTGGCGAG GTGGAGCTGAAGAGCCAAGAGGCTCAGAGTCTGCAGCAGCAGCCAGACCATTACCTGGGTCACCTGCAGCAGTACGTGGCCACCTATCAGCAGCAGGTGGCCGCCTATCAGCAGCTGACCTGTGAGAAGGAGGCGCTGTACAGGCAGTGA